The following proteins are encoded in a genomic region of Candidatus Omnitrophota bacterium:
- a CDS encoding GNAT family N-acetyltransferase: MPCEQLTDLWDVRGCFHDHFKRKLFFLVAEENKKLIGLIPLCFVEEHNYYTYFPGEIWQKKTWIEQNRLIARDKNVFQQMLAWLEENNIRHFSRYLLNSPSFLESFVTEDEIGYLFSSEAHHHSMENYYSAFSRKSIKTIRREINRIYEKGLEICSDHPNDFEEMIRLNLERFEQYSYFSDDKFTKSFRSLRDYLSQKGWLRMTTLKIDSQVAAIDMGCVYNNTYTLLAGGTNSNYPGIAKVINMYHMEESCKKKYKEADFLCGDFSWKKLFHLTPRPLYFIKNFDEAKIA; this comes from the coding sequence ATGCCTTGTGAGCAATTAACCGATCTTTGGGATGTTCGCGGTTGTTTTCATGATCATTTTAAAAGGAAACTTTTTTTTCTTGTTGCAGAAGAAAATAAGAAGTTGATTGGTCTTATTCCTTTATGCTTTGTCGAAGAGCATAATTATTATACTTATTTTCCTGGAGAAATTTGGCAGAAAAAAACTTGGATCGAGCAGAATCGCTTGATTGCAAGGGACAAGAATGTTTTCCAGCAAATGCTTGCGTGGCTTGAGGAAAACAATATCCGCCATTTTTCACGTTACTTACTTAATAGCCCTTCTTTTTTAGAAAGTTTTGTCACAGAAGATGAAATAGGGTATCTTTTTTCTTCAGAAGCCCACCATCACTCCATGGAAAATTATTATTCAGCATTCTCACGAAAATCCATTAAAACAATTCGACGCGAAATTAATAGGATATATGAAAAAGGTTTAGAAATCTGCAGCGATCATCCTAATGACTTTGAAGAAATGATAAGACTTAATTTGGAGCGGTTTGAACAATATTCTTATTTTTCTGATGATAAATTCACTAAAAGCTTTCGCTCGTTAAGAGATTATCTTTCTCAAAAAGGATGGCTGAGAATGACGACATTAAAAATTGATAGTCAAGTTGCCGCAATTGATATGGGTTGTGTTTACAACAACACATATACTTTGCTTGCAGGAGGAACCAATTCCAATTATCCTGGCATAGCCAAGGTTATTAATATGTATCACATGGAAGAGTCTTGCAAGAAAAAGTATAAGGAGGCTGATTTTCTTTGCGGCGATTTTTCTTGGAAGAAATTGTTTCATTTGACCCCCCGCCCACTATATTTTATTAAAAACTTTGATGAGGCTAAAATTGCTTAA